From the Lolium rigidum isolate FL_2022 chromosome 2, APGP_CSIRO_Lrig_0.1, whole genome shotgun sequence genome, one window contains:
- the LOC124690595 gene encoding uncharacterized protein LOC124690595: MADLSHSSPTAAAAAGDSLLAPPTSDAPEAALPAADPSRSSPTAVAAAGDSLLAPPTSVAPEAALHAAGPDLDAEFGFQRPELGKEKLAGTVGFHQRHVFLCYKSPAEWPSHVEATDSDRLPRILAAAIKARKSNLNKSTKLTICEGEDGTESSLGDVLIFPDMIRYRGLTHFDVDNFVEEVLVKDVEWLPGSPEAIKGSYVFVCAHGSRDKRCGVCGPALITRFKEEIEAQGLDGQVAVSACSHVGGHKYAGNVIIFSSDAKGEVTGHWYGYVAPDDVPVLLHKHIGQGENVDHLWRGQLGMTEEQQKKALELKHMTNGVTGDESSAKEASGTNGAPAGGCCQANGGGFTCCQSDQPEEKQDKSVPAEENHKSSATETDKESGKKEALAGTVGFHQRHMFVVHDNIEATESDSLPRILAAAIKARRSILKKSTKLTICEGEDGTESSLGDVLIFPDMIRYRGLTHFDVDNFVEEVLVKDVEWLPGSPEAIKGSYVFVCTHGSRDKSCGVCGPALITRFKEEIEGQGLDGQVAVSACSHVGCHKYAGNVIIFSSDAKGEMTGHWYGYVDPDDVPVLLHKHIGQGEIVDHLWRRQVCFAKEQQRLRSMTMQFDLNSSHVPETRAEMDVPPPPPSPTSEAVTNSVLQPPNGGTEPRIVLTPQIDQKLLVPREYDGDVILNGYELHHFSRAKEVKAAVDKATKWISGKLSLALMKNGNVFAVQAKDVSDFLFQETGALCVVDNDQLPLVVATKSLYTTSTTATLNERKPDRSLVSDIYIIKTEFGGNRLMRRQYSIEGDNSYHVLQWVPASDTESKVKSLAKGKQSEELVVVEQINEDQAETSVTDTVDDFSIKNCIAIANAIQDLSEDERAIAYDIFRDDQNRVIFVCADPAARLVWLRRQMPIPD; this comes from the exons ATGGCAGACCTCTCCCACTCCTCCCccacggcggcggccgccgctggGGACTCACTCCTCGCACCGCCGACCTCGGACGCGCCGGAGGCCGCCCTCCCCGCCGCCGACCCCTCCCGCTCCTCCCCCACTGCGGTGGCCGCCGCCGGGGactccctcctcgcgccgccgaccTCAGTCGCGCCGGAGGCCGCCCTCCACGCCGCGGGCCCCGATCTGGACGCGGAGTTCGGGTTCCAGCGCCCCGAGCTCGGCAAGGAGAAGCTCGCCGGCACGGTCGGCTTCCACCAGCGCCACGTCTTCCTCTGCTACAAGAGCCCCGCCGAGTGGCCCTCCCACGTCGAGGCCACCGACTCCGACCGCCTCCCCCgcatcctcgccgccgccatcaagGCCCGCAAGTCCAACCTCAACAAGAGC ACCAAGCTGACCATTTGTGAGGGAGAAGATGGGACTGAGTCATCCCTTGGAGACGTGCTGATCTTTCCTGATATGATCCGATACAG AGGGCTGACCCACTTTGATGTCGACAACTTTGTTGAAGAAGTACTCGTGAAAGATGTTGAATGGCTTCCTGGATCTCCTGAGGCTATAAAAGGTTCCTATGTTTTTGTCTGCGCCCATGGAAGCAGGGATAAAAGGTGTGGTGTTTGTGGTCCTGCTTTGATTACAAGGTTCAAGGAGGAGATTGAAGCCCAAGGTCTCGATGGCCAGGTGGCTGTTAGTGCATGCTCACATGTGGGAGGTCACAAGTATGCTGGAAATGTCATCATATTCAGTTCAGATGCCAAGGGAGAAGTGACAGGTCATTG GTATGgttatgttgctcctgatgacgTGCCTGTGCTGCTGCATAAACATATTGGACAAGGAGAGAACGTGGACCATCTGTGGAG GGGTCAGTTGGGTATGACTGAAGAGCAACAGAAGAAAGCTTTGGAGCTGAAGCACATGACGAATGGAGTGACTGGAGATGAATCAAGCGCCAAGGAAGCAAGTGGAACCAACGGTGCACCTGCAGGTGGGTGCTGCCAGGCCAATGGAGGAGGCTTTACCTGCTGCCAAAGTGATCAGCCAGAAGAAAAACAGGACAAGAGTGTTCCAGCTGAGGAGAACCACAAGAGCTCTGCGACAGAGACCGACAAAGAAAGCGGCAAGAAGGAGGCGCTCGCCGGGACGGTGGGCTTCCACCAGCGCCACATGTTCGTTGTCCACGACAACATCGAGGCCACGGAGTCCGACAGCCTCCCGCGCATCCTCGCCGCCGCTATCAAGGCCCGGAGATCCATTTTGAAGAAGAGT ACCAAGCTGACCATTTGTGAAGGAGAAGATGGCACTGAGTCATCCCTTGGAGACGTGCTGATCTTTCCTGATATGATCCGATACAG AGGGCTGACCCACTTTGATGTCGACAACTTTGTTGAAGAAGTACTCGTGAAAGATGTTGAATGGCTTCCTGGATCTCCTGAGGCTATAAAAGGTTCCTATGTTTTTGTCTGCACCCATGGAAGCAGGGATAAAAGCTGTGGTGTTTGTGGTCCTGCTTTGATTACAAGGTTCAAGGAGGAGATTGAAGGCCAAGGTCTCGATGGCCAGGTGGCTGTTAGTGCATGCTCACATGTGGGATGTCACAAGTATGCAGGAAATGTCATCATATTCAGTTCAGATGCCAAGGGAGAAATGACAGGTCATTG GTATGGTTATGTTGATCCTGATGACGTGCCTGTGCTGCTGCATAAACATATTGGACAAGGAGAGATCGTGGACCATCTATGGAG GCGTCAGGTTTGTTTCGCTAAAGAGCAGCAGAGGTTGAGGAGCATGACAATGCAGTTTGATCTCAATTCCTCACATGTGCCAGAAACACGTGCAGAGATGGATGTGCCTCCACCGCCTCCCTCCCCGACAAGTGAAGCTGTAACTAACTCAGTG CTTCAACCCCCAAATGGAGGTACTGAGCCAAGAATTGTACTTACTCCTCAAATTGACCAGAAGCTTCTTGTCCCAAGAGAATACGATG GTGATGTCATTTTGAACGGCTATGAGCTGCATCACTTCTCCCGTGCGAAGGAAGTGAAAGCAGCTGTTGATAAGGCTACCAAGTGGATATCAGGAAAGCTATCATTAGCACTGATGAAGAATGGTAATGTTTTTGCTGTGCAAGCAAAGGATGTCTCCGATTTTCTGTTTCAGGAGACAGGTGCTCTCTGTGTGGTGGACAACGATCAGCTTCCACTGGTTGTTGCCACAAAGAGTCTGTATACCACTAGTACCACAGCTACACTAAATGAGCGTAAACCTGACAGATCTTTG GTCTCTGATATTTATATCATCAAAACTGAGTTTGGAGGTAACCGGTTAATGCGCAGACAATATTCGATTGAAGGCGATAATTCATATCATGTCCTTCAGTGGGTACCAGCATCAGATACTGAG AGCAAAGTGAAGTCGCTTGCCAAAGGAAAGCAATCAGAAGAACTTGTTGTGGTGGAACAGATAAATGAAGACCAAGCAGAAACATCTGTGACAGATACTGTGGATGATTTTTCAATTAAGAATTGCATAGCAATTGCAAACGCAATCCAGGATCTGTCTGAAGACGAGAGGGCAATTGCCTACGACATCTTCAGAGATGATCAGAACAGGGTGATATTTGTTTGCGCCGATCCAGCCGCTCGCCTTGTCTGGTTAAGGAGGCAGATGCCTATACCCGACTGA